The proteins below come from a single Bacillota bacterium genomic window:
- a CDS encoding energy-coupling factor ABC transporter substrate-binding protein, which translates to MRYDNLWLLLGSVLLAVLPLFLVSGSGGPEGELFVGADSQAEELIMDIRPDYEPWAEPLWTPPSGEIESLLFALQAALGAGFIGYYFGRKRGKPVG; encoded by the coding sequence ATCCGGTACGATAACCTCTGGCTATTGCTCGGGAGTGTCCTTTTGGCCGTTCTGCCCCTTTTCCTGGTGTCCGGCTCAGGCGGTCCGGAGGGCGAGCTGTTCGTGGGGGCCGATAGCCAAGCCGAAGAACTGATTATGGATATCCGGCCCGATTATGAGCCTTGGGCCGAACCTTTGTGGACCCCGCCGTCGGGCGAAATAGAGAGCCTGCTGTTTGCCCTGCAGGCCGCACTGGGTGCGGGCTTCATCGGTTACTACTTTGGACGGAAAAGGGGTAAACCCGTTGGTTGA
- a CDS encoding energy-coupling factor ABC transporter permease: MHITEGMLPVGHAAGWTVVSAPFVAYGLYSIARKVRLNPEVKMLLGLAGAFTFVLSALKIPSVTGSSSHPTGTGLGAVLFGPSAMTVLGSVVLLLQALLLAHGGITTLGANVFAMAVVGPFAAYACFRVCRLLRLPFAVSIFTAAAGGDLMTYLTTSFQLALAFSDPIGGLATSFAKFGAVFAVTQIPLAISSGLLTVVVFNGLRKYSRQELEVLSVFPGGGRLEDPVR, from the coding sequence CACATTACGGAAGGTATGCTGCCGGTAGGCCACGCGGCCGGCTGGACCGTCGTATCGGCGCCATTTGTAGCTTACGGTCTGTACTCCATAGCCCGGAAAGTACGCCTCAACCCGGAGGTCAAGATGCTTCTGGGCCTGGCAGGGGCCTTCACCTTTGTCTTGTCCGCGCTCAAGATTCCCTCTGTCACCGGCTCCAGTTCCCATCCTACGGGGACCGGTCTGGGGGCGGTTCTCTTCGGTCCATCCGCCATGACCGTCTTGGGCTCCGTGGTTCTTTTGTTGCAAGCGCTGCTGCTGGCCCACGGGGGGATCACCACGCTCGGCGCCAACGTCTTTGCCATGGCCGTAGTCGGTCCTTTTGCCGCTTATGCTTGTTTTCGTGTCTGCCGGTTGTTACGACTGCCCTTTGCGGTATCTATATTTACCGCCGCTGCCGGAGGCGACTTAATGACTTATCTAACGACGTCATTCCAGCTGGCCCTGGCCTTTTCGGATCCGATCGGCGGCTTGGCCACGTCCTTCGCCAAGTTTGGGGCGGTTTTTGCCGTGACCCAGATTCCACTGGCCATCAGCTCGGGTCTGCTTACGGTGGTTGTGTTTAACGGTCTTCGGAAATACAGTCGCCAAGAGCTGGAAGTCTTATCGGTGTTCCCTGGAGGTGGAAGGCTTGAAGATCCGGTACGATAA